One genomic window of Glycine max cultivar Williams 82 chromosome 16, Glycine_max_v4.0, whole genome shotgun sequence includes the following:
- the LOC102660615 gene encoding uncharacterized protein, with product MSIYSKFIKDPQTKKGKYINSDNIMVDGNCSVVIQRILSPKYKDPGSVTIPYSIVSMSVGKALIDLGASINLMPLSMCRRIGELEIMPTRMTLQLADRSITRPYGVVEDVLVKVRQFTFLADFVIMDIEEDAKIPLILGCPFMLTAKYVVDMGKDNLEMSEDDQKVTFNLFEAMKHPSDHKACFKIKKVEHEVDMVARAMVLQSPLEKALTNTMECLTTKEETKLQNCLEEVEGLEENPSEKVVFEELKKDIPAEKAKG from the coding sequence ATGTCAATCTACTCCAAATTTATCAAGGATCCGCAGACCAAGAAGGGCAAATATATCAACAGTGACAACATTATGGTGGATGGAAATTGCAGTGTTGTCATCCAGAGAATCCTTTCACCAAAATACAAGGATCCAGGGAGTGTCACAATCCCTTACTCAATTGTTTCTATGTCAGTTGGAAAAGCCCTTATTGACTTAGGGGCTAGCATTAATTTGATGCCTCTATCCATGTGCAGAAGGATTGGAGAGCTGGAAATCATGCCAACAAGAATGACATTGCAGCTGGCAGATCGATCAATCACAAGGCCATACGGTGTAGTGGAAGACGTGTTGGTCAAAGTGCGTCAATTTACTTTCCTTGCAGATTTTGTGATCATGGACATTGAAGAGGACGCTAAAATCCCATTGATTTTAGGCTGCCCCTTCATGTTAACAGCCAAATATGTGGTGGATATGGGGAAAGATAATCTTGAAATGAGTGAGGATGATCAAAAGGTTACATTTAATCTATTTGAAGCCATGAAGCACCCAAGTGACCATAAGGcctgttttaaaataaaaaaggtcgAACATGAGGTAGACATGGTAGCTAGAGCCATGGTGCTGCAGTCCCCACTAGAAAAAGCATTGACTAATACTATGGAGTGTTTGACAACaaaggaagaaacaaaattgCAGAACTGTTTGGAAGAAGTAGAGGGTTTAGAAGAAAATCCTTCTGAAAAAGTTGTatttgaagaattgaagaagGACATTCCAGCAGAAAAGGCCAAGGGTTAG
- the LOC100799629 gene encoding mTERF domain-containing protein (The RefSeq protein has 2 substitutions compared to this genomic sequence), which yields MLRFLPTELNIFQSFPHFAVVKALRVFTSATCSTIGLTQTQVEFEDDKNKCSDAAELLSKWGCSDDDLVRIFSRCPSLRNADPMQVQSKLCLLSDLGLCASELVKIVNCRPRFFRSRINSCLEERMAHLTSLFETKEVLQKAIVRNPSLLLSAGRYNVKATVELYEKLGVKKEDLIQMLLLRPTVISRTSFDAEKLEYLSKTGLTKDSKMYKYVVTLIGVSRVETIRDKVANFVKFGFSEEEIFGLVGKSPNVLTLSTEKVQRNMTFILGTMKLDAKMVLKLPYLLYANVDTVLKPRVLLALKMQDVDAELQIMGPTIVSSLRMPEQRFLKLFIQCHDEDVANQLMEFYKRTKEVKRLGESSKKYSKSGFPF from the coding sequence ATGCTTCGGTTTCTCCCAACTGAGTCAAACATTTTCCAGTCTTTTCCACACTTCGCAGTTGTAAAAGCTCTGCGAGTGTTCACTTCCGCCACCTGTTCGACCATTGGCCTCACCCAAACCCAGGTTGAATTTGAAGATGATAAAAACAAGTGTAGTGATGCTGCTGAGCTTTTGAGCAAATGGGGTTGTAGTGATGATGATTTGGTGAGAATATTCTCACGTTGCCCCTCCTTGCGCAATGCTGATCCCATGCAGGTTCAGTCTAAACTGTGCCTGCTGAGTGATTTGGGCTTGTGTGCATCTGAACTTGTAAAGATTGTCAATTGTAGGCCACGGTTTTTCCGGTCTCGGATTAATAGTTGCTTAGAAGAGAGGATGGCGCATCTTACATCATTGTTTGAGACGAAAGAAGTGCTTCAGAAGGCAATTGTGAGGAACCCTTCGTTGCTGCTATCTGCGGGTCGCTATAATGTGAAGGCAACAGTTGAGCTCTATGAGAAGTTGGGTGTTAAGAAAGAGGACTTGATTCAGATGCTCCTTTTGCGGCCCACGGTTATTTCGAGGACTTCCTTTGATGCTGAGAAGCTGGAATATTTAAGCAAGACTGGGCTTACTAAGGATTCCAAGATGTATAAATATGTGGTGACATTAATAGGAGTCTCTCGCGTGGAAACGATTCGGGATAAGGTGGCAAATTTCGTGAAATTTGGGTTTTCCGAAGAGGAGATATTTGGTCTTGTGGGGAAGTCTCCTAATGTGTTGACATTGTCAACGGAAAAGGTTCAGAGGAACATGACTTTCATTTTGGGAACGATGAAGCTTGATGCTAAGATGGTTCTAAAGCTGCCGTATCTCTTATATGCCAATGTGGATACTGTTTTGAAGCCAAGAGTGCTTCTAGCATTGAAGATGCAAGATATGGATGCAGAGTTGCAAATCATGGGACCAACGATCGTAAGCTCACTGAGGATGCCAGAGCAGAGATTTTTAAAGTTGTTTATCCAATGCCATGACGAGGATGTTGCAAATCAATTGATGGAATTCTATAAAAGGACAAAAGAGGTGAAGAGATTAGGAGAGTCATCAAAGAAGTACAGTAAGAGTGGATTCCCTTTCTGA